A part of Magnetospirillum sp. ME-1 genomic DNA contains:
- a CDS encoding 4Fe-4S binding protein, producing the protein MNSLTPVRPTPLAVLGHFLARHSRLIQAVQWLMVVIYLVLVTLPAFLPVPDDSRHIWDDLVLFAQFAFWGVWWPFVMVSMVVMGRAWCGLFCPEGPMTEWVSRHGLGRAIPAWLRWKGWPFVAFVCTTVYGQMITVYEYPKAALLILGVSTVMALGIGLVYGRGKRVWCRYLCPASGVFSLLSRLAPVHFRVDAEAWKAAPRTHAVDCATLVDVRAMTGGGSCHNCGRCSGHRGAVELAPRLPGSEIAALPAREVSAWDIVLLLFGVMGVASGAFQWSASPVFIALKQGLAKILVEHDVLFPMTGTLPWWLLTNSDETGEVFTLLDGFCILAYMGGAALLFGAIGLAGLGLSARVLGRPELLWRLGYALVPAGAAGLIVGLSAMTLTQLTAEGVFLAWVPDARAGVLAAGLAWSALLLWRSLPAVSLGRRLAAWPLGLAGAFAQIGMWGVFFFVW; encoded by the coding sequence ATGAACAGCCTGACGCCCGTCCGCCCGACCCCCCTGGCCGTCCTCGGCCATTTCCTGGCCCGCCATTCCCGGCTGATCCAGGCGGTGCAATGGCTGATGGTGGTCATCTATCTGGTCCTGGTGACATTGCCGGCCTTCCTGCCGGTGCCCGACGATTCCAGGCATATCTGGGACGATCTGGTGCTGTTCGCCCAGTTCGCTTTCTGGGGGGTGTGGTGGCCGTTCGTCATGGTCAGCATGGTGGTGATGGGCCGCGCCTGGTGCGGCCTGTTCTGCCCCGAGGGCCCCATGACCGAATGGGTGAGCCGCCATGGGCTGGGCCGCGCCATTCCCGCCTGGCTGCGCTGGAAGGGCTGGCCGTTCGTGGCTTTCGTCTGCACCACGGTCTACGGCCAGATGATCACCGTCTATGAATATCCCAAGGCGGCGCTGCTGATTCTCGGCGTCTCGACGGTGATGGCGCTGGGCATCGGCCTGGTCTATGGGCGGGGAAAGCGGGTGTGGTGCCGCTATCTCTGCCCGGCCTCGGGCGTGTTCTCGCTGCTGTCGCGCCTGGCGCCCGTCCATTTCCGCGTCGATGCCGAGGCCTGGAAGGCGGCGCCGCGCACCCATGCGGTGGATTGCGCCACCCTGGTGGACGTGCGCGCCATGACCGGCGGCGGCTCGTGCCATAATTGCGGCCGTTGCTCGGGCCACCGGGGCGCGGTGGAACTGGCGCCGCGCCTGCCGGGGTCGGAGATCGCCGCCCTTCCCGCCCGCGAGGTCTCGGCCTGGGACATCGTCCTGCTGCTGTTCGGGGTGATGGGGGTGGCCAGCGGGGCCTTCCAGTGGTCGGCCTCGCCGGTGTTCATCGCGCTCAAGCAGGGACTGGCCAAAATCCTGGTGGAGCACGACGTCCTGTTCCCCATGACCGGGACTCTGCCCTGGTGGCTCTTGACCAATTCCGACGAGACCGGCGAGGTCTTCACCCTGCTGGACGGCTTCTGCATCCTGGCCTACATGGGCGGCGCGGCGCTGCTGTTCGGTGCCATCGGGCTGGCCGGGCTGGGGCTGAGCGCCCGGGTGCTGGGCCGGCCCGAACTGCTTTGGCGGCTGGGCTACGCGCTGGTGCCGGCCGGAGCCGCCGGACTGATCGTCGGCCTGTCGGCCATGACGCTCACCCAGCTCACCGCCGAGGGCGTCTTTCTCGCCTGGGTCCCCGACGCCCGCGCCGGGGTGCTGGCGGCAGGACTGGCCTGGAGCGCCCTGCTGCTGTGGCGGTCCCTGCCGGCCGTTTCCCTTGGCCGCCGCCTGGCCGCCTGGCCGCTGGGTCTGGCCGGGGCCTTCGCCCAGATCGGCATGTGGGGGGTGTTCTTCTTCGTCTGGTAG
- a CDS encoding carbohydrate porin has translation MNSRFLATAAAIGLIAAAPAWAAPAKDPSTAELLAEIRRLANRVEELERKKTAAADTEQRIEKLESHNAAMEKAMAQDTISENEPEVAARVKAAENEILSYKKGSKVVDVLGGIKVGAGMTVVGQNLIGQSQEKDGQLNWRGDVTLTIPGGNVGNSKGTIFTHLRMGQGRGLGTVSNSMASVNGTAFQRSGADNTDAAIGLVEAWYQLDVPFGGDLKTAKHHMEITAGKMDPFGFFDKNAVANDETVYFMNSALVHNALLDAGGDVGVDPFGFSPGLRMAYVNDADKWKVQAGVFETGTGASFQGSNEFPFRIVQAETTQRFFGGLEGTYRVYGWTNDRATDFDNKRGRHAGLGLSVDQKVDDYVTLFGRYGYQLKGKTRFDQSVSAGGEVNGSYWGRGADGLGLGLVANHVSKTYRDKSSTLDLDNDGTPDVGYKATSFEQTAELYYRYRVMPRFDLTPDVQIIRHPGGNPSGEVAYALGLRGQLTY, from the coding sequence ATGAACAGCCGTTTCCTTGCCACGGCGGCCGCGATCGGATTGATCGCCGCCGCCCCGGCCTGGGCCGCCCCGGCCAAGGACCCGTCCACCGCCGAACTGCTGGCCGAGATCAGGCGCCTGGCCAACCGCGTCGAGGAACTGGAACGCAAGAAGACCGCCGCCGCCGACACCGAGCAGCGTATCGAGAAGCTGGAGAGCCATAACGCCGCCATGGAAAAAGCCATGGCCCAGGATACCATCAGCGAGAACGAGCCCGAGGTGGCGGCCCGCGTCAAGGCCGCCGAGAACGAGATCCTCTCCTACAAGAAGGGCTCGAAGGTCGTCGACGTGCTGGGCGGCATCAAGGTGGGCGCCGGCATGACCGTGGTGGGCCAGAATCTGATCGGCCAGTCCCAGGAAAAGGACGGCCAGCTCAACTGGCGCGGCGACGTGACCCTGACCATTCCCGGCGGCAATGTCGGCAATTCCAAGGGCACCATCTTCACCCATCTGCGCATGGGCCAGGGGCGTGGCCTGGGCACGGTCAGCAACTCCATGGCCTCGGTCAACGGCACGGCCTTCCAGCGCTCCGGCGCCGACAACACCGACGCGGCCATCGGCCTGGTGGAGGCCTGGTACCAGCTCGACGTGCCGTTCGGCGGCGACCTGAAGACCGCCAAGCATCACATGGAGATCACCGCCGGCAAGATGGATCCCTTCGGCTTCTTCGACAAGAACGCCGTGGCCAACGACGAGACCGTGTATTTCATGAATTCCGCCCTGGTCCACAACGCCCTGCTGGATGCCGGCGGCGACGTTGGGGTGGATCCCTTCGGCTTTTCGCCCGGCCTGCGCATGGCCTATGTCAACGACGCCGACAAGTGGAAGGTGCAGGCCGGCGTCTTCGAGACGGGGACCGGCGCGTCATTCCAGGGCTCCAACGAGTTCCCCTTCCGCATTGTTCAGGCGGAGACCACCCAGCGCTTCTTCGGCGGTCTGGAAGGCACCTACCGCGTCTACGGCTGGACCAACGACCGCGCCACCGACTTCGACAACAAGCGGGGCCGCCATGCCGGACTCGGCCTGTCCGTGGACCAGAAGGTGGACGATTACGTCACCCTGTTCGGCCGCTACGGCTATCAGCTGAAGGGCAAGACGCGCTTCGACCAGAGCGTCAGCGCCGGCGGCGAGGTCAACGGTTCGTACTGGGGCCGCGGCGCCGATGGCCTGGGTCTGGGCCTGGTGGCCAACCACGTGTCCAAGACCTACCGCGACAAGTCGTCCACCCTGGATCTCGACAACGACGGCACGCCGGATGTGGGGTACAAGGCGACGTCCTTCGAGCAGACGGCGGAGCTTTACTACCGCTACCGCGTCATGCCCCGCTTCGACCTGACCCCCGACGTCCAGATCATCCGCCATCCCGGCGGCAATCCCTCGGGCGAGGTCGCCTATGCCTTGGGGCTGAGAGGGCAGTTGACGTATTAA
- a CDS encoding iron transporter — translation MIKRQTFLPALAVLAGLSAASAPALAVEYPIGAPETRYGMEIGAVYLQAVRMEPDGMMLQPEQSDIHIEADIKALQGNPNGYPEGAWIPYLLVKYELTKVDSGEVIKGDMMPMVANDGPHYGDNIKLKGPGKYKVKYTILPPNAPENASGKHYGRHTDRATGVRPWFPAFTLDYEFVFAGVGKKGGY, via the coding sequence ATGATCAAACGCCAGACCTTCCTTCCCGCCCTCGCCGTCCTGGCGGGATTGTCCGCCGCTTCCGCCCCGGCCCTGGCGGTGGAGTACCCCATCGGCGCTCCCGAGACCCGCTACGGCATGGAGATCGGCGCCGTCTACCTTCAGGCCGTGCGCATGGAGCCCGACGGCATGATGCTGCAGCCCGAGCAGTCGGACATCCACATCGAGGCCGACATCAAGGCCCTGCAGGGCAATCCCAACGGCTATCCCGAGGGCGCGTGGATTCCCTACCTGCTGGTCAAGTACGAGCTGACCAAGGTGGATTCCGGCGAGGTGATCAAGGGCGACATGATGCCCATGGTGGCCAATGACGGCCCCCATTACGGCGACAACATCAAGCTGAAGGGCCCGGGCAAGTACAAGGTGAAGTACACCATCCTGCCTCCCAACGCCCCGGAGAACGCCTCGGGCAAGCATTACGGCCGCCACACCGACCGCGCCACCGGCGTGCGCCCGTGGTTCCCCGCCTTCACCCTGGATTATGAATTCGTCTTCGCCGGTGTCGGCAAGAAGGGCGGCTACTGA
- a CDS encoding cupredoxin domain-containing protein yields the protein MPALLRIILPILLVSLWSPLAGAADEVVVKLTIKDHRFIPERLEIPARTKVILLVRNEDAEPEEFECLPLRREKIVFPGTEVRVVLGKVDAGEYPFFGEYHEATAKGVIIAR from the coding sequence ATGCCTGCGCTCCTGCGAATCATTCTCCCCATCCTGCTTGTCTCCCTATGGAGTCCGCTCGCCGGGGCGGCCGACGAGGTCGTGGTCAAGCTGACCATCAAGGATCACCGCTTCATCCCGGAGCGGCTGGAAATTCCCGCCAGGACCAAGGTGATCCTGCTGGTCCGCAACGAGGACGCGGAGCCCGAGGAATTCGAGTGCCTGCCCCTTCGCCGCGAGAAGATCGTCTTTCCCGGCACCGAGGTCCGCGTGGTGCTGGGCAAGGTGGATGCCGGCGAATACCCCTTCTTCGGCGAGTACCACGAGGCCACCGCCAAAGGGGTGATCATCGCCCGGTAA
- a CDS encoding GNAT family N-acetyltransferase: MRDDVEIVAGWQPGAIGDIVAMQSRYYALHWNFGPYFEAKVATELAAFVRDRHRFASQLWCAVDNRERMIGSVAIDGAKGPEAGAHLRWFMVDPNRQGMGAGSRLLDCALEFCREKGFASVYLWTFAGLHAARRLYEARGFVLTQELTGETWGKPVTEQCFQLDLAG; encoded by the coding sequence ATGAGGGACGACGTCGAGATCGTGGCGGGATGGCAGCCGGGCGCCATCGGCGACATCGTCGCCATGCAGTCGCGCTATTATGCGCTCCACTGGAATTTCGGCCCCTATTTCGAGGCCAAGGTGGCCACCGAGCTGGCCGCCTTCGTCCGCGACCGCCACCGCTTCGCCAGCCAGCTGTGGTGCGCCGTGGACAACCGCGAGCGGATGATCGGATCGGTGGCCATCGACGGCGCCAAGGGGCCCGAAGCCGGTGCCCATCTGCGCTGGTTCATGGTCGATCCCAACCGCCAGGGCATGGGGGCGGGCTCGCGCCTTTTGGATTGCGCCCTGGAATTCTGCCGCGAGAAGGGCTTCGCCTCGGTCTACTTATGGACCTTCGCCGGCCTGCATGCGGCGCGGCGGCTGTACGAGGCGCGCGGCTTCGTCCTCACCCAGGAGCTGACCGGCGAAACCTGGGGCAAGCCGGTGACCGAACAGTGCTTCCAGCTGGATCTGGCGGGATGA
- the murJ gene encoding murein biosynthesis integral membrane protein MurJ — translation MSLFRSIATVGGFTMLSRVTGLAREMMIAHFLGAGAVADAFFVAFRFPNLFRSLFAEGAFNAAFVPLFTGKMATEGTEEARRFAEQAFSVMALVLTLFVAVMELSMPWAVYGLAPGFDAVPGKMALAVEFSRICFPYLLFISLVSLQAGVLNSMGRFAAAAATPVLLNLTSMAGLWFLVPYSETAGHAMAWGTFAAGVVQFVWLSRAARRVGMGLGLTRPRLTPEVGLLFKRIVPGAVGAGVYQVNLVINTMIASTVADGAVSYLNYADRVNQLPLGVVGIAIGTALLPTLSRQLKAGEAEAARTSQNRAMELGLALTLPAAVALMVIAAPVIRVLFERGSFGPHETEATASALVAFAIGLPAYVLVKVLVPGFFAREDTSTPVRVAGVAMVLNVVLNLAMAKPLGHVGMALATAVAAWANVAILAVLLARRGYFTLDDRLKSKAPRIIAACAVMGGVLWSGKWALWPLAQGQLMAVAILAGLVVLGALAFLAAAQVLGALSLGEIRGMMRRKKG, via the coding sequence ATGAGTCTGTTCCGCTCCATCGCCACGGTCGGCGGTTTCACCATGCTGTCGCGCGTCACCGGCCTGGCGCGCGAGATGATGATCGCCCATTTCCTCGGCGCCGGGGCGGTGGCCGACGCCTTCTTCGTCGCCTTCCGCTTTCCCAACCTGTTCCGCTCGCTGTTCGCCGAAGGGGCGTTCAACGCCGCCTTCGTGCCGCTGTTCACCGGCAAGATGGCCACGGAAGGGACCGAGGAGGCGCGCCGCTTCGCCGAGCAGGCCTTCTCGGTCATGGCCCTGGTGCTCACCCTGTTCGTGGCGGTGATGGAGCTGTCCATGCCCTGGGCGGTCTACGGCCTGGCCCCGGGCTTCGACGCGGTGCCGGGCAAGATGGCGCTGGCGGTGGAATTCTCGCGCATCTGCTTTCCCTATCTGCTGTTCATCTCGCTGGTCAGCCTGCAGGCCGGAGTCCTGAACTCCATGGGCCGCTTCGCGGCGGCCGCCGCCACGCCGGTGCTCTTGAACCTCACCTCCATGGCCGGGCTGTGGTTCCTGGTGCCCTATTCCGAGACCGCCGGCCACGCCATGGCCTGGGGCACCTTCGCCGCCGGCGTGGTGCAGTTCGTCTGGCTATCGCGCGCGGCGCGGCGCGTCGGCATGGGATTGGGGCTCACCCGCCCCCGCCTGACGCCCGAGGTCGGGCTGCTGTTCAAGCGCATCGTGCCCGGCGCGGTGGGGGCCGGGGTGTACCAGGTCAATCTGGTGATCAACACCATGATCGCATCGACCGTGGCCGACGGCGCGGTCAGCTACCTCAACTACGCCGACCGGGTGAACCAGTTGCCGCTGGGGGTGGTGGGCATCGCCATCGGCACCGCCCTGCTCCCCACCCTGTCGCGCCAGCTGAAGGCGGGCGAGGCCGAGGCGGCGCGCACCAGCCAGAACCGCGCCATGGAACTGGGCCTCGCCCTGACTCTCCCGGCGGCGGTCGCCCTGATGGTCATCGCCGCGCCGGTGATCCGGGTGCTGTTCGAGCGGGGCTCCTTCGGCCCCCACGAGACCGAGGCGACGGCAAGCGCCCTGGTGGCCTTCGCCATCGGCCTTCCCGCCTATGTGCTGGTCAAGGTGCTGGTGCCCGGCTTCTTCGCCCGCGAGGACACGTCCACGCCGGTGCGGGTGGCGGGCGTGGCCATGGTGCTCAACGTCGTCCTCAACCTCGCCATGGCCAAGCCCCTGGGCCATGTGGGCATGGCGCTGGCCACCGCCGTCGCCGCCTGGGCCAATGTGGCCATCCTGGCCGTGCTGCTGGCCCGGCGCGGCTATTTCACCCTGGACGATCGCCTGAAGTCCAAGGCGCCGCGCATCATCGCCGCCTGCGCCGTGATGGGGGGCGTGTTGTGGAGCGGTAAATGGGCACTGTGGCCCCTGGCCCAGGGCCAGCTGATGGCGGTCGCCATCCTGGCCGGCCTGGTGGTCCTGGGCGCCCTGGCCTTCCTGGCCGCCGCCCAGGTGCTGGGCGCGCTGAGTCTCGGCGAAATCCGGGGGATGATGCGGCGGAAGAAGGGTTGA
- the trpS gene encoding tryptophan--tRNA ligase encodes MNRIFSGVQPTGNLHLGNYLGAIRNWVRLQDQFECIFCIVDMHAITLWQDPKELTRNIREVTAGMIAAGVDPAKHIVFNQSTVPAHAQLAWIFNCVARMGWLNRMTQFKDKAGKHKENASVGLFAYPNLMSADILAYKATHVPVGEDQKQHLELARDTAQKFNNDFGVEFFPLPEPIIPPEAARIMSLRDGAKKMSKSDESDYSRINMTDDADAIALKIRKAKTDLEPLPGTLDGLEGRPEASNLLGIYAALSDKEKAQVVSQFEGKQFSDFKKELVELAVSVLGPINAEMKRLMTDTAHIDSILRSGAERADAIARPIIRDVYDIVGFLRP; translated from the coding sequence ATGAACCGCATCTTTTCCGGCGTCCAGCCCACCGGCAACCTCCATCTCGGCAATTACCTGGGCGCCATCCGCAACTGGGTGCGGCTTCAAGACCAGTTCGAGTGCATCTTCTGCATCGTCGACATGCACGCCATCACCCTGTGGCAGGACCCCAAAGAGCTGACCCGCAATATCCGGGAAGTCACCGCCGGCATGATCGCCGCCGGCGTCGATCCGGCCAAGCACATCGTCTTCAACCAGTCGACGGTTCCCGCCCATGCCCAGCTGGCCTGGATCTTCAACTGCGTGGCGCGCATGGGCTGGCTGAACCGCATGACCCAGTTCAAGGATAAGGCGGGCAAGCACAAGGAGAATGCCTCGGTCGGCCTCTTCGCCTATCCCAACCTGATGAGCGCCGACATCCTGGCCTACAAGGCCACCCATGTGCCGGTGGGCGAGGACCAGAAGCAGCATCTGGAACTGGCCCGCGACACGGCGCAAAAGTTCAACAACGATTTCGGCGTCGAGTTCTTCCCGCTGCCCGAACCCATCATTCCGCCCGAGGCGGCGCGCATCATGAGCTTGCGCGACGGCGCCAAGAAGATGAGCAAGTCGGATGAATCCGATTACTCGCGCATCAACATGACCGACGATGCCGACGCCATCGCCTTGAAGATCAGGAAGGCCAAGACCGACCTCGAACCGCTGCCCGGCACCCTGGACGGGCTTGAAGGCCGCCCCGAGGCCTCCAACCTTCTGGGCATCTACGCCGCCCTGTCGGACAAGGAGAAGGCCCAGGTGGTGAGCCAGTTCGAAGGCAAGCAGTTCTCGGACTTCAAGAAGGAGCTGGTGGAGCTGGCCGTCTCCGTGCTGGGTCCCATCAACGCCGAGATGAAGCGCCTGATGACCGACACCGCCCACATCGATTCCATCCTGCGTTCGGGCGCCGAGCGGGCCGATGCCATCGCCCGGCCGATCATCAGGGACGTCTACGACATCGTCGGATTCCTGCGGCCATGA
- a CDS encoding DUF2333 domain-containing protein yields MTQRFAEGLLNAVAAALAGIAAILRHPSRRFVLWAFAVVVVLVFPVAMLVISKVDDNPDFAAGTVTGARSRGVAVTAALITRELDGSKWHANDPFFMPGAWLRDMPAFQLGLVGGLARMVGALNSEKGVAFGPNGTDVNLNHAAGLLKYPGTVWKFDTHKSWLPTASAEKQYRNAQRSLDLYNDMVAAGGTPFERKPEALAAVVEALIRDLDEVTEAIDHHLAAGHLVLLDFGVDGVFYGNKGRLYAYSIVLRELGRDFEKTLADRRQLEAWTRMVDQLAASARLKPWLVWSAAPDSSFLPNHLAAQGYGALRVRMQAAEILAALK; encoded by the coding sequence ATGACCCAGCGCTTCGCCGAAGGCCTGCTGAACGCCGTCGCCGCCGCCCTGGCCGGCATCGCCGCAATCCTGCGCCATCCGTCGCGCCGCTTCGTGCTGTGGGCCTTCGCCGTTGTCGTGGTGCTGGTCTTCCCCGTCGCCATGCTGGTGATCAGTAAGGTGGACGACAATCCCGACTTCGCCGCCGGTACGGTGACGGGAGCCCGCTCGCGCGGGGTGGCGGTCACCGCCGCCCTGATCACCCGCGAGCTGGACGGCAGCAAGTGGCACGCCAACGACCCCTTCTTCATGCCCGGCGCCTGGCTGCGCGACATGCCGGCCTTCCAGCTGGGCCTGGTGGGCGGGCTGGCCCGCATGGTCGGCGCGCTCAATTCCGAGAAGGGCGTGGCCTTCGGTCCCAACGGCACCGACGTCAACCTCAACCACGCCGCCGGCCTGCTGAAATATCCCGGCACGGTGTGGAAGTTCGACACCCACAAATCCTGGCTGCCCACCGCCTCGGCCGAGAAGCAGTATCGCAACGCCCAGCGTTCGCTGGACCTCTACAACGACATGGTGGCGGCCGGCGGCACCCCCTTCGAGCGCAAGCCCGAGGCCCTGGCGGCCGTGGTCGAGGCGCTGATCCGCGACCTGGACGAGGTCACCGAAGCCATCGACCACCATCTGGCCGCCGGGCATCTGGTGCTGCTGGATTTCGGGGTGGACGGGGTGTTCTACGGCAACAAGGGCCGGCTTTACGCCTATTCCATCGTGCTGCGCGAACTGGGCCGCGATTTCGAGAAGACGCTGGCCGACCGCCGCCAGCTGGAAGCCTGGACCCGCATGGTGGACCAACTGGCCGCGAGCGCGCGCCTCAAGCCCTGGCTGGTGTGGAGCGCCGCCCCCGATTCCAGCTTCCTGCCCAACCATCTGGCGGCGCAAGGCTACGGCGCGCTGCGGGTGCGCATGCAGGCCGCCGAGATACTGGCCGCGCTGAAATAG
- a CDS encoding sulfite exporter TauE/SafE family protein has protein sequence MQIYLPIAEMSVNVFVILGLGGGVGFMSGLFGVGGGFLMTPLLIFLGVPPTVAVGTEANQIVASSVSGVLAHWRRGNVDVKMGLILTLGGFVGSTLGVYLFKWLRGLGQIDLVISLCYIIFLGIVGSLMLVESIQALMASKRNGGNVPVRKKHQHSWMHGLPFKMRFRRSQLYISAVVPAGIGLFVGILAALMGVGGGFIMVPAMIYLLGMPTSVVVGTSLFQIIFVTANATFLQSTMNHTVDVVLALLLLVGGVIGAQIGARFGVKLKGEQLRSLLALMVLGVCVKLLFDMVTVPSELFAAGTGGKH, from the coding sequence ATGCAGATCTACCTTCCCATCGCCGAGATGTCGGTGAACGTCTTCGTCATCTTAGGGCTGGGTGGCGGAGTGGGATTCATGTCCGGCCTGTTCGGGGTCGGCGGCGGCTTCCTGATGACGCCGCTGCTGATCTTTTTGGGCGTGCCGCCCACCGTGGCGGTGGGGACCGAGGCCAACCAGATCGTCGCCTCGTCGGTGTCGGGCGTGCTGGCCCATTGGCGGCGCGGCAACGTCGACGTCAAGATGGGACTGATCCTGACGCTGGGCGGCTTTGTCGGCTCCACCCTCGGCGTCTATCTCTTCAAATGGCTGCGCGGCCTGGGCCAGATCGATCTGGTCATCTCGCTATGCTACATCATCTTCCTGGGCATCGTCGGCTCGCTGATGCTGGTGGAAAGCATCCAGGCGCTGATGGCCAGCAAGCGCAACGGCGGCAACGTCCCGGTGCGCAAGAAGCACCAGCACAGCTGGATGCACGGCCTGCCCTTCAAGATGCGGTTCCGCCGCTCGCAGCTCTACATCAGCGCCGTCGTCCCGGCGGGTATCGGCCTGTTCGTCGGCATCCTGGCGGCCCTGATGGGCGTCGGCGGCGGCTTCATCATGGTGCCGGCCATGATCTACCTGCTGGGCATGCCCACGTCCGTGGTGGTGGGCACCTCGTTGTTCCAGATCATCTTCGTCACCGCCAACGCCACCTTCCTGCAATCGACCATGAACCACACGGTGGACGTGGTGCTTGCCCTGCTGCTGCTGGTGGGCGGGGTGATCGGCGCCCAGATCGGCGCCCGCTTCGGGGTCAAGCTGAAGGGCGAGCAGCTGCGCTCGCTGCTGGCGCTGATGGTGCTGGGCGTCTGCGTCAAGCTGCTGTTCGACATGGTGACGGTTCCCAGCGAACTGTTCGCCGCCGGAACGGGGGGCAAGCACTGA
- a CDS encoding TIGR02186 family protein → MRRLLLALLLLLPVAQTHAAEPLVADLSKHLVAITTGFAGTDVLLFGAIEEVGDGKTGDVVVVVRGPNKAETLRRKDRAAGIWINSGIAKVDNAPSFYHVASTRPLDQLAPPGILGRHQIGLDHLDLDIRVKDTGADLDQYRRALIRLNQKKGLYGDKVTDIGMLSQRLFRTDVHFPANVPVGVYMVEVYLMVGGQVVSAQTTPLVVSKIGIGADVYDFAHQQAAAYGLIAIALAAFAGWLAAVVFKKA, encoded by the coding sequence ATGCGGCGGCTTCTCCTCGCCCTGCTGCTGCTGCTGCCCGTGGCCCAAACCCATGCGGCCGAGCCGCTGGTCGCCGATTTGTCCAAGCATCTGGTGGCCATCACCACCGGTTTCGCCGGTACCGACGTCCTGCTGTTCGGTGCCATCGAGGAGGTGGGCGACGGCAAGACCGGCGACGTGGTGGTGGTGGTGCGCGGCCCCAACAAGGCCGAGACCCTGCGACGCAAGGACCGCGCCGCCGGCATCTGGATCAATTCGGGCATCGCCAAGGTGGACAACGCGCCGTCGTTCTATCATGTGGCGTCGACCCGTCCCCTGGACCAGCTGGCCCCGCCCGGCATCCTGGGGCGTCATCAGATCGGCCTGGATCACCTGGACCTGGACATCCGGGTCAAGGATACCGGCGCCGACCTGGACCAGTACCGCCGGGCGCTGATCCGCCTGAACCAGAAGAAGGGCCTTTACGGCGACAAGGTCACCGATATCGGCATGCTGAGCCAGCGCCTGTTCCGCACCGACGTGCATTTCCCCGCCAACGTGCCGGTGGGGGTGTACATGGTCGAGGTCTACCTGATGGTGGGCGGCCAGGTGGTCAGTGCCCAGACCACGCCGCTGGTGGTGAGCAAGATTGGCATCGGCGCCGACGTCTACGACTTCGCCCATCAGCAGGCGGCGGCCTACGGCCTCATCGCCATCGCGCTGGCGGCCTTCGCCGGCTGGCTGGCGGCGGTGGTCTTCAAGAAAGCCTGA
- a CDS encoding universal stress protein, translating to MPTNRVFLVVVDDSPEMQAALRFACRRAYSSGGQVALLRVIEPTEYEHFASIGNLMRAEAREAAEELLNRLAGDVNQMSGHMPVLYVREGNPRDELIALIAEEPSISVLVLAADTGPGGPGPLVTALTGKYIGKLRVPLTLVPGSLTPDQIDAIC from the coding sequence ATGCCGACCAATCGCGTTTTCCTGGTGGTTGTGGACGATTCGCCCGAGATGCAGGCGGCGCTGCGCTTCGCCTGCCGCCGGGCCTATTCCTCCGGCGGGCAGGTGGCGCTGCTCCGGGTGATCGAGCCCACCGAGTACGAGCACTTCGCCTCCATCGGCAATCTGATGCGGGCCGAAGCGCGCGAGGCGGCCGAGGAGCTTCTCAACCGCCTGGCCGGCGACGTCAACCAGATGTCGGGCCACATGCCGGTGCTGTACGTGCGCGAGGGCAACCCCAGGGACGAGCTGATCGCCCTGATCGCCGAGGAGCCGTCCATCTCGGTGCTGGTGCTGGCCGCCGACACCGGACCGGGCGGGCCGGGACCGCTGGTCACCGCGCTCACCGGCAAGTATATCGGCAAGCTGCGCGTGCCGCTCACCCTGGTGCCGGGCAGCCTGACGCCGGACCAGATCGACGCCATCTGCTAG
- a CDS encoding NifU family protein, producing MFIQTEPTPNPATLKFLPGTVVMGQGTADFADSSRASGSPLATRLFAIEGVGSVFLGTDFITVAKADSADWQVVKPQVLAAIMDHFNSGDPVINPGSEAAAATGDDDGIVMQIKELLDTRVRPAVAQDGGDIIFRAFEDGIVYLHLQGACSGCPSSSATLKHGIENMLKYYVPEVMAVQAVD from the coding sequence ATGTTCATCCAGACCGAACCCACCCCCAATCCCGCCACCCTGAAGTTCCTCCCCGGCACCGTGGTGATGGGCCAGGGCACCGCCGATTTCGCCGATTCCTCGCGCGCCTCCGGCTCGCCGCTCGCCACCCGCCTGTTCGCCATCGAAGGCGTGGGCAGCGTGTTCCTCGGCACCGACTTCATCACCGTGGCCAAGGCCGATTCCGCCGACTGGCAGGTGGTCAAGCCCCAGGTGCTGGCGGCCATCATGGACCACTTCAATTCCGGCGATCCGGTGATCAATCCCGGCTCCGAGGCGGCCGCCGCCACCGGCGACGACGACGGCATCGTCATGCAGATCAAGGAGCTGCTGGATACCCGCGTGCGTCCCGCCGTGGCCCAGGACGGCGGCGACATCATCTTCCGCGCCTTCGAGGACGGCATCGTCTACCTGCACCTGCAGGGCGCCTGCTCGGGCTGTCCCAGCTCCAGCGCCACCCTGAAGCACGGCATCGAGAACATGCTGAAGTATTATGTTCCCGAGGTGATGGCCGTTCAGGCGGTGGACTAA